From the genome of Proteus vulgaris, one region includes:
- a CDS encoding LemA family protein has protein sequence MTIMAIILLVLIVLFISWGISIYNRLIATRNQVSNQFANIDVILKQRADQIPQLMAVAEKAMEHEKSVFIALSDARQRYFKAQNINEKISASNEMNTALRGMIALAENYPTLISGEQLALLQTGVSDVENKIAQRREGFNDATTNYNTAIEMFPDSLIAGLFRFERMQLLEIPKEEMKFDGIHFK, from the coding sequence ATGACAATAATGGCCATTATTTTACTCGTTCTTATCGTTCTTTTTATTAGTTGGGGTATTTCAATTTATAACCGTCTTATTGCGACACGCAATCAAGTCAGTAATCAATTTGCAAACATTGATGTTATTTTAAAACAGAGAGCAGACCAAATTCCTCAATTAATGGCGGTAGCTGAAAAAGCAATGGAACACGAAAAAAGTGTATTTATTGCATTAAGCGATGCAAGACAACGCTACTTTAAAGCACAAAATATTAATGAAAAAATCAGCGCATCAAATGAGATGAATACAGCACTACGAGGCATGATTGCCCTTGCTGAAAATTATCCGACGTTAATTTCTGGTGAACAATTAGCACTACTTCAAACCGGTGTTAGTGATGTAGAAAATAAAATTGCTCAACGTCGTGAAGGCTTTAATGATGCAACCACCAACTACAACACCGCAATAGAGATGTTTCCTGATAGCTTAATTGCTGGCCTTTTCCGCTTTGAACGCATGCAATTGTTAGAAATACCCAAAGAAGAAATGAAATTTGATGGTATTCATTTTAAATAA
- a CDS encoding LemA family protein, with translation MEWLIFIIFILALVYFLIRQLVMIYNNMVMLKNNCYKAFANIDVLLKKQADLIPMLVVITQKSMDHEKILFEKLAENRDHYLRTDVLDQKVDLANQLLPQIKKSLIIAEKYPELISGKNLHVLQAQAKELEECIADRREFFNQSVTLYNTEIHIFPNVLFKLIFNFKDIPLFYPSRETDL, from the coding sequence ATGGAATGGCTTATTTTCATCATTTTTATTCTCGCTTTGGTTTATTTTTTAATACGCCAATTAGTGATGATTTATAACAACATGGTAATGCTAAAGAACAATTGCTATAAAGCCTTTGCAAATATTGATGTTTTATTAAAAAAACAAGCTGACTTGATCCCCATGTTGGTAGTAATTACACAAAAATCGATGGATCATGAGAAAATCTTATTTGAAAAATTAGCTGAAAATAGAGATCACTATTTACGCACTGATGTATTAGACCAAAAAGTTGATTTAGCAAATCAGTTATTACCTCAAATAAAAAAATCACTCATCATTGCTGAAAAATACCCTGAACTTATCAGCGGAAAAAATTTACATGTATTACAAGCACAAGCTAAAGAATTAGAAGAGTGTATTGCAGATAGACGTGAGTTCTTTAATCAATCCGTCACACTCTATAATACTGAAATACATATTTTCCCTAATGTATTGTTTAAATTGATTTTTAATTTTAAAGATATCCCTCTTTTCTATCCTAGTAGGGAGACAGATTTATGA
- the glpB gene encoding glycerol-3-phosphate dehydrogenase subunit GlpB yields MKFDVIIIGSGLAGLTAGIRLAEAGKSCAIISNGQSALHFSSGSLDLLTHLPDGTAVTQPKKALATLAELAPKHPYSRIGEIQVSTLIEQAQALLASTSGLEYQGNGDENHYRITPVGRSRMSWMSPMRVPIHGIDKALPWKKLAVVGIEGFLDFQPQFASNTLNEQGVEAIPYHIHLPLLDRLRDNPSEFRAVNIARYLDKPENTQALADELKKHIDDSVEAIILPACIGLDAEEPVTLLQQLVGKPICLLPTLPPSLLGIRLHQALKLRFQKAGGLIMPGDRAEEVDLVGNTVTGVHTRNHTDIPIRSEHVVLATGSFFNNGLIAEFDRVYEPLMELDLLETLPRNEWTQENVFAKQPYMRFGVNTDSQLRPMKYGEVLDNVYAVGAVLGGFDPLNEGCGAGVSMISALYAAQQILQHHKSEQTTSAVVEAAQ; encoded by the coding sequence ATGAAATTTGACGTCATCATTATAGGTAGCGGACTGGCAGGATTAACTGCTGGTATTCGTCTTGCCGAAGCCGGTAAGTCTTGTGCAATCATTAGTAATGGTCAAAGTGCGTTGCATTTTTCATCAGGTTCATTGGATTTATTAACTCATCTACCTGATGGAACTGCGGTTACTCAGCCTAAAAAAGCACTGGCAACGTTAGCAGAGTTAGCGCCAAAACACCCGTATAGCCGTATTGGTGAGATACAAGTTTCAACTTTAATTGAACAAGCTCAGGCATTGTTGGCAAGTACAAGTGGTCTTGAGTATCAAGGTAATGGTGATGAAAACCATTATCGTATTACGCCAGTAGGGCGCTCTCGTATGAGTTGGATGAGTCCAATGCGAGTTCCTATTCATGGTATTGATAAAGCATTGCCGTGGAAAAAACTAGCTGTGGTAGGAATTGAAGGTTTCTTAGATTTTCAGCCACAATTTGCAAGCAACACGCTTAATGAGCAAGGTGTTGAAGCTATTCCTTATCATATCCACTTACCGTTATTAGATAGATTGCGTGATAATCCAAGTGAATTTAGAGCAGTTAATATTGCACGTTATTTAGATAAACCAGAAAACACACAAGCGTTAGCTGACGAACTGAAAAAGCACATTGATGACAGTGTTGAGGCGATTATTTTACCTGCATGTATTGGGCTTGATGCTGAAGAGCCAGTGACATTACTGCAACAGTTAGTAGGTAAACCGATTTGTCTATTACCAACATTGCCACCTTCTCTATTAGGAATTCGTCTACATCAAGCATTAAAACTGCGTTTTCAAAAAGCGGGTGGTTTAATTATGCCTGGTGATCGCGCGGAGGAAGTTGACTTAGTGGGTAACACTGTTACAGGCGTTCATACTAGAAATCACACTGATATTCCTATTCGCAGTGAGCATGTGGTGTTAGCAACGGGAAGCTTTTTCAATAATGGCTTAATTGCCGAATTCGATCGTGTTTATGAGCCTTTAATGGAACTGGATTTGTTAGAGACATTACCTCGTAATGAGTGGACACAAGAGAATGTCTTTGCGAAACAGCCTTATATGCGCTTTGGTGTTAATACCGATAGCCAATTAAGGCCCATGAAATATGGTGAAGTATTAGACAATGTTTATGCTGTGGGCGCTGTGTTAGGTGGATTTGATCCGCTAAATGAAGGTTGTGGTGCGGGTGTTTCAATGATTAGCGCTCTTTATGCCGCGCAACAAATTTTACAGCATCATAAATCAGAACAGACCACATCTGCGGTTGTGGAGGCAGCACAATGA
- the glpA gene encoding anaerobic glycerol-3-phosphate dehydrogenase subunit A, with product MMSGSPVTETDVIIIGGGATGAGMARDCARRGLRCVLLERHDIATGATGRNHGLLHSGARYAVTDPESARECIEENMILKRVARHCVEKTDGLFITLPEDSLEFQQTFIQACQAAGIDAQAISPEEAIRLEPSVNPNLIGAVKVPDGTVDPFRLTAANMLDAREHGAQVLTYHEVVGLIREGDRVKGVKVYDHQTKRMYEIRAQIVANAGGIWGQKIAEYGELKVRMFPAKGALLILGHRINNMVINRCRKPADADILVPGDTISLIGTTSTRVPYDEIDNMYVTPEEVDILIREGSMLAPKLAQTRILRAYAGVRPLVASDDDPSGRNVSRGIVLLDHAQRDGLEGFITITGGKLMTYRLMAEWATDKICEKLNVSAKCTTAEEALPGSRQSAEQALRSVVSLPAPIRGSAVYRHGDLANKLLSNERIDKSLVCECEAVTAAEVRYAVNSLTVNNLLDLRRRTRVGMGTCQGELCACRAAGLLNRLQVTTPHESEQQLAHFLNERWKGIRPIAWGNALRESEFTSWVYQGLCGLDADMIEKTASAEADNEI from the coding sequence ATGATGAGCGGTTCACCAGTGACAGAAACTGATGTCATTATTATTGGCGGAGGAGCAACCGGTGCAGGCATGGCAAGAGACTGTGCACGCCGTGGATTACGTTGCGTCCTGCTTGAAAGACACGATATTGCAACCGGTGCAACCGGTCGAAATCATGGGTTGTTACACAGTGGTGCGCGTTATGCAGTAACCGATCCTGAGTCAGCGCGTGAGTGTATTGAAGAGAATATGATCTTAAAACGGGTCGCTCGTCATTGTGTAGAAAAGACGGATGGCCTTTTTATTACCCTACCCGAAGATTCTTTAGAGTTTCAACAGACTTTTATTCAAGCTTGCCAAGCTGCAGGTATTGATGCTCAAGCGATTTCACCCGAAGAAGCTATTCGCTTAGAGCCTTCTGTTAATCCGAATCTAATCGGTGCAGTTAAAGTACCTGATGGCACAGTTGATCCGTTTCGTTTAACCGCAGCAAATATGTTAGATGCTCGCGAACATGGTGCACAAGTCCTGACCTATCATGAAGTCGTTGGCCTTATTCGTGAAGGTGATCGTGTTAAAGGTGTTAAAGTTTACGATCATCAAACGAAAAGAATGTACGAAATCCGCGCACAAATTGTGGCGAATGCTGGCGGTATTTGGGGACAAAAAATTGCTGAATACGGTGAGTTAAAAGTTCGAATGTTCCCAGCAAAAGGGGCATTACTGATTTTGGGTCATCGCATTAACAATATGGTGATCAACCGTTGTCGTAAACCTGCGGATGCCGATATTTTAGTACCTGGCGATACGATTTCATTAATTGGCACAACTTCAACACGCGTACCTTACGATGAAATTGACAATATGTATGTCACCCCTGAAGAAGTCGATATTCTTATTCGTGAAGGTTCAATGTTAGCGCCAAAACTGGCTCAAACTCGAATTCTACGTGCTTATGCTGGTGTACGTCCTTTAGTGGCAAGTGATGATGATCCGTCAGGTCGTAATGTTAGCCGTGGTATTGTTTTACTCGACCATGCGCAACGTGATGGATTAGAAGGCTTTATTACCATTACGGGCGGTAAATTAATGACTTACCGTTTAATGGCCGAATGGGCGACAGATAAAATCTGTGAGAAATTAAATGTCTCTGCAAAATGTACTACTGCAGAAGAGGCATTACCTGGCTCTCGCCAATCAGCAGAGCAAGCATTACGTAGCGTTGTTTCATTACCTGCACCAATTCGTGGTTCAGCGGTTTATCGTCATGGTGATTTAGCGAATAAATTACTGAGCAATGAACGTATTGATAAAAGCTTAGTATGTGAATGTGAAGCGGTAACGGCAGCTGAAGTTCGCTATGCGGTTAACTCTTTAACGGTTAATAACTTACTTGATTTACGTCGTCGTACTCGTGTGGGTATGGGAACTTGCCAAGGTGAACTCTGTGCTTGTCGTGCCGCTGGATTATTAAACCGTTTACAAGTTACTACTCCTCATGAATCAGAGCAGCAACTTGCTCATTTCCTGAATGAGCGTTGGAAAGGTATTCGACCAATTGCTTGGGGCAATGCATTACGTGAAAGTGAGTTTACCAGTTGGGTTTATCAAGGTTTATGTGGTTTAGATGCAGATATGATTGAAAAAACAGCTTCAGCGGAGGCAGATAATGAAATTTGA
- a CDS encoding phosphoenolpyruvate-utilizing N-terminal domain-containing protein: MVSIVLVSKSLTLANGIKELVNQTVDRQVKIAIATNNQTPLDLTNEVSPETILTAIKKCYSKQGVLVLLDTYHSAQNAALAIANLEHAVAANVTLSSAPIVEGTLAAANSIALGASLEEAEKAAHKTITIKKLQLGENLPNFNIHPKNTNYEPIRIITAPVWLYPYHRFVIPRKKISSHLLLEEQKRLVKAIERSKKDIDWLTEETYRKIGEQYTHIFSSHRFLLENAELQLTVCSMISKHHCNAEFALQQTFIDLIDTYAQMDDDNMRARESDLDDILSRLLRYLTSAPPPITPPPYPNAILVTKQLHPSTLIALDTHKIKGILLSHGNPLSNTTVLANALDIPIINEAGKQALSLTDGQNITLKKVQNIWLYQNTYISH, encoded by the coding sequence ATGGTCAGTATCGTATTAGTTTCAAAAAGCCTTACGCTTGCCAATGGTATAAAAGAACTCGTTAATCAGACTGTAGATCGCCAAGTAAAAATTGCCATTGCGACCAATAATCAAACACCTTTAGATCTCACAAATGAAGTGTCTCCAGAAACTATACTCACAGCAATCAAAAAGTGTTATAGCAAGCAAGGTGTACTCGTTTTACTCGATACTTATCACTCAGCGCAAAATGCCGCACTTGCAATCGCAAATCTCGAACATGCCGTTGCAGCAAATGTAACACTAAGCTCTGCTCCTATTGTTGAGGGAACACTAGCGGCAGCCAATAGCATTGCGCTCGGCGCTTCCCTTGAAGAAGCAGAAAAAGCAGCACATAAAACCATTACGATAAAGAAACTTCAATTAGGGGAAAATCTCCCTAACTTTAACATTCACCCCAAAAATACCAATTACGAACCTATTAGAATTATCACAGCGCCTGTTTGGCTCTACCCTTATCATCGCTTTGTTATCCCTAGAAAAAAAATATCTTCTCATTTATTACTCGAAGAGCAGAAACGCTTAGTTAAAGCGATTGAGCGTTCAAAAAAAGATATAGACTGGTTAACCGAAGAAACCTACCGCAAGATTGGCGAGCAATATACTCATATTTTTTCTAGTCATCGTTTCTTATTAGAAAATGCAGAATTACAACTAACTGTATGTAGCATGATAAGTAAACATCACTGTAATGCTGAGTTTGCCCTACAACAGACATTTATTGATTTAATAGATACTTATGCACAAATGGATGATGATAATATGCGTGCCAGAGAAAGTGATTTAGATGATATTTTATCTCGATTACTACGCTATTTGACGTCAGCACCACCACCAATAACGCCTCCTCCTTATCCGAATGCTATTCTAGTGACAAAACAACTTCATCCATCAACATTAATCGCACTTGATACCCATAAAATTAAAGGGATTTTATTAAGTCATGGGAATCCACTATCTAACACAACCGTATTAGCGAATGCATTAGATATCCCCATTATTAATGAGGCAGGAAAACAGGCATTATCGCTGACTGATGGGCAAAATATCACACTTAAAAAAGTCCAAAATATTTGGCTTTATCAAAACACCTATATCTCTCATTAA
- the glpC gene encoding anaerobic glycerol-3-phosphate dehydrogenase subunit GlpC, with translation MSLQDNSFEACIKCTVCTTYCPVAKVNPLYPGPKQAGPDGERLRLKDPMLYDEALKYCTNCKRCEVACPSDVKIGDIISRAKLNYNTKTPKIRDAILSHTDLMGTLSTPMAPIVNTITGLKPVRKILDKALKIDHRRELPKYSFGTFRTWMKKQVEEQARFKDQVAFFHGCYANYNHPQLGKDLVKVFNKMEIGVQLLKREKCCGVALIANGFVKQAKKQAAVNLESLTEKIVENNIPVVATSSTCTFTIRDEYEHILDVDTSKVRENIELATRYIYRLLEEGRELPLKHTPLKVAYHTPCHMEKMGWTAYSIDLIKRIPGVEVIVLDSQCCGIAGTYGFKSENYDVAQGIGAGLFRQIEESGCDLVITDCETCKWQIEMSTTKKCEHPISLLARAL, from the coding sequence ATGAGTTTACAAGATAACAGTTTTGAAGCTTGCATTAAGTGTACAGTTTGTACAACTTATTGCCCTGTTGCAAAAGTGAATCCACTTTATCCTGGGCCTAAACAAGCAGGCCCTGATGGTGAGCGTTTACGCTTGAAAGATCCGATGCTTTATGATGAAGCATTGAAATATTGCACTAACTGTAAGCGTTGTGAAGTTGCATGTCCGTCAGATGTAAAAATTGGTGATATTATTTCGCGTGCGAAACTGAACTACAACACCAAAACACCTAAAATTCGGGATGCTATTTTAAGTCATACGGATTTAATGGGAACATTATCAACGCCAATGGCGCCGATAGTAAATACTATTACCGGATTAAAACCAGTCCGTAAAATCTTGGATAAAGCGCTTAAAATCGACCATCGTCGTGAATTACCAAAATACTCTTTTGGTACATTTAGAACATGGATGAAAAAACAGGTTGAAGAGCAGGCGCGCTTTAAAGATCAAGTTGCCTTCTTCCATGGTTGTTATGCTAACTATAACCACCCGCAATTAGGGAAAGATTTAGTTAAAGTATTCAACAAAATGGAGATTGGCGTTCAGTTATTAAAACGCGAAAAATGCTGTGGTGTTGCATTAATTGCGAATGGTTTTGTTAAACAAGCCAAAAAACAAGCCGCTGTGAACCTCGAATCGCTGACAGAAAAAATTGTTGAAAACAATATTCCTGTTGTTGCAACATCATCAACCTGTACCTTCACTATTCGTGATGAGTATGAACATATCCTTGATGTTGATACATCAAAAGTACGTGAAAATATCGAATTAGCGACACGTTATATTTATCGCTTACTAGAAGAGGGTCGTGAATTACCACTGAAACATACCCCGTTAAAAGTGGCATATCACACCCCTTGTCATATGGAAAAAATGGGATGGACGGCATATTCCATTGATTTAATTAAACGTATCCCTGGTGTTGAGGTGATTGTTCTTGATTCTCAATGCTGTGGTATTGCCGGAACTTACGGTTTTAAATCTGAAAATTACGATGTTGCTCAAGGCATTGGTGCGGGCTTATTCCGTCAAATTGAAGAGAGTGGTTGTGATTTAGTTATTACAGACTGTGAAACTTGTAAATGGCAAATAGAAATGTCAACAACGAAAAAATGTGAACACCCCATTAGTTTATTGGCAAGAGCATTATAA
- the glpT gene encoding glycerol-3-phosphate transporter yields MLSLFRPAPHKARLPKEQIDPVYRRLRWQIFMGIFFGYAAYYLVRKNFALAMPYLVEEGFSKGDLGFALSGISIAYGFSKFIMGSFSDRANPRYFLPAGLILASVVMLFMGFVPWATSSIMIMFVLLFLCGWFQGMGWPPCGRTMVHWWSQKERGGIVSIWNCAHNVGGGLPPLLFLLGMAWFNDWKAALYMPAIAAILVAMIAFALMRDTPQSCGLPSIEEYKNDYPPDYKETDEQELTAKEIFMKYVFPNKLLWMIAIANVFVYLLRYGVLDWSPTYLREVKHFAMDKSSWAYFLYEYAGIPGTLLCGWMSDKVFKGNRGATGVFFMTLVTIATIVFWMNPAGNPNVDMACMLIIGFLIYGPVMLIGLHALELAPKKAAGTAAGFTGLFGYLGGSVAASAIVGYTVDYFGWDGGFMVMIGGSALSVVLLLIVMVTETKHKREMLQKYE; encoded by the coding sequence ATGTTAAGTCTGTTTAGACCTGCGCCACATAAAGCGCGTTTGCCAAAAGAGCAGATAGATCCCGTCTATCGTCGCCTACGCTGGCAGATCTTTATGGGGATTTTCTTCGGTTATGCTGCTTATTATTTAGTAAGAAAAAACTTTGCGTTAGCAATGCCTTACCTCGTAGAAGAAGGTTTTTCTAAAGGTGACCTAGGTTTTGCTTTATCAGGGATCTCAATTGCTTATGGTTTCTCTAAGTTTATCATGGGCTCATTCTCTGACCGTGCTAACCCACGTTATTTCTTACCAGCAGGTCTTATTTTAGCGTCTGTAGTGATGCTATTTATGGGCTTTGTGCCATGGGCAACTTCGAGCATTATGATTATGTTCGTTCTGTTGTTCCTTTGTGGTTGGTTCCAAGGTATGGGTTGGCCTCCTTGTGGACGTACCATGGTGCACTGGTGGTCACAGAAAGAACGTGGCGGTATCGTTTCAATTTGGAACTGTGCGCATAACGTCGGCGGTGGTTTACCTCCGTTACTATTCTTATTAGGTATGGCGTGGTTTAACGACTGGAAAGCAGCGTTATATATGCCAGCAATTGCAGCAATTTTAGTTGCAATGATCGCATTCGCATTAATGCGCGATACCCCTCAATCATGTGGTTTACCTTCAATCGAAGAGTACAAAAACGACTATCCACCTGATTATAAGGAAACTGACGAACAAGAACTGACTGCAAAAGAAATCTTTATGAAGTATGTGTTCCCTAACAAACTTCTGTGGATGATTGCGATTGCGAACGTGTTCGTTTACTTACTACGTTACGGCGTGCTGGACTGGTCACCAACTTATCTGCGTGAAGTAAAACACTTCGCAATGGATAAATCATCATGGGCTTACTTCTTATACGAATACGCAGGTATTCCGGGCACACTGCTGTGTGGTTGGATGTCAGATAAAGTATTCAAAGGTAACCGTGGTGCAACAGGTGTGTTCTTCATGACCTTAGTTACTATCGCAACTATCGTATTCTGGATGAACCCAGCGGGTAACCCGAATGTTGATATGGCGTGTATGTTAATTATCGGTTTCTTAATCTACGGTCCTGTTATGTTGATTGGTCTGCATGCTCTTGAGCTTGCACCGAAAAAAGCAGCAGGTACAGCAGCAGGCTTTACCGGTCTATTCGGTTACTTAGGTGGTTCTGTTGCAGCGAGTGCTATCGTAGGTTACACAGTTGACTACTTCGGCTGGGATGGTGGCTTTATGGTCATGATCGGCGGTAGTGCACTGTCTGTTGTGTTATTACTTATCGTGATGGTTACTGAAACCAAACACAAACGTGAAATGCTTCAGAAGTACGAATAA
- the glpQ gene encoding glycerophosphodiester phosphodiesterase: MSTSFRIKPLVAGVLLTLSLSAIAQAASDKVVIAHRGASGYLPEHTLPAKALAYAQGADYLEQDLVMTKDNELVVLHDHYLDRVTDVADRYPDRARKDGRYYAIDFTLEEIKGLKFTEGFDIVDGKKVQSYPNRFPMGKSDFRVHTFQEEIEFIQGLNKSTGQDIGIYPEIKAPWFHEQEGKDITTKVLEVLKQYGYTKKTDNVYLQSFDANDLKRIKTELMPKMGMDLKLVQLIAYTDWNETYEKQPDGTWTNYSYEWMFKPGAMKEIATYADGIGPDYHMLVEENSTPEKITLTGMSADAHANKLTIHPFTVRIDKLPKYAKDGDQLYDIIYNQAGAEGVFTDFPDLGVKFLQKQAK, from the coding sequence ATGAGTACATCTTTTAGAATAAAACCGTTAGTTGCAGGCGTTCTTTTAACTCTATCTTTAAGTGCAATCGCACAAGCGGCAAGCGATAAGGTTGTTATCGCTCACCGTGGTGCAAGTGGTTATTTGCCTGAACATACGCTTCCTGCCAAAGCATTAGCTTATGCCCAAGGCGCAGATTATCTAGAGCAAGACTTGGTGATGACCAAAGACAACGAATTAGTTGTTTTACATGACCACTATCTTGATCGTGTAACAGATGTGGCTGATCGTTATCCTGATAGAGCAAGAAAAGATGGCCGTTACTATGCTATCGATTTTACGCTTGAGGAAATTAAAGGGCTGAAATTTACCGAAGGTTTTGACATTGTTGATGGTAAAAAGGTCCAAAGTTACCCAAACCGTTTCCCTATGGGTAAATCGGATTTTCGTGTACATACTTTCCAAGAAGAAATTGAATTTATCCAAGGTCTAAACAAATCAACAGGCCAAGATATTGGTATTTACCCTGAAATTAAAGCACCTTGGTTTCATGAACAAGAAGGTAAAGACATTACCACCAAAGTGCTGGAAGTACTTAAACAGTACGGTTATACGAAAAAAACTGACAATGTTTATCTACAATCATTCGATGCTAACGACCTAAAACGCATCAAAACAGAATTAATGCCAAAAATGGGCATGGACTTAAAACTCGTTCAGTTAATTGCTTATACCGACTGGAATGAGACTTATGAGAAACAGCCTGACGGTACATGGACAAACTACAGCTATGAATGGATGTTTAAGCCGGGTGCAATGAAAGAGATTGCCACTTATGCTGATGGAATTGGCCCTGATTACCATATGTTAGTGGAAGAAAACTCAACGCCAGAAAAAATTACCTTAACGGGTATGTCTGCTGATGCTCATGCGAATAAATTGACCATTCATCCGTTTACTGTTCGTATTGATAAACTTCCTAAATACGCAAAAGATGGTGATCAACTTTACGACATCATTTATAACCAAGCGGGTGCAGAAGGTGTCTTTACAGACTTCCCTGATTTAGGGGTTAAGTTCTTACAAAAACAAGCTAAATAA